The DNA segment CTGTGAAAATGTTCTCTGTGTGCCATGCAATGTTGGTAAATGCCTTATCATTCTTTTTATTATCACAGCGTTTCAAAAAGCCCTGGCTGAGACTTTTAAATAAATAtgcgaggaaaggaaaggtgcgaTAAATATGCTGACATGTATTGACATCACACCACAAATGCCTGTGCATTGTATgttgtcggtgcatgttaaagaatcaaaagtggtcaaaattaatccgaagccctcctgCACAGTGACCCTTTTTGTCCCTCATTTCGCCCCCTCCATGACCCCTTCCATCTCTGCACATTTCAGGCGAAAATCATAAATGAGACAGTTATTgtacctttcctttcctttcctcgtaactatattattattatttatttaaagGGGTAGAGACACCAAATTCCAAGGTTGTACAAAGACTGTTATATGTTTCCTTGGTATGTGAGCACCATAGGAGCCAAGTATTAAGCTCAAAGGAAGTCTAGAATATATTTTAATCTCATTTTAAAGTTTGTGAAAATGCTCACTCTTGGAAGTCCGACCCATCGCTAGTGCATCAACGTGACGTTGGGACTGAGAAGAAAACAGGGCTTCTGTTTGTTACGTCATTGCACAGTTTTCTGACGTAGGGCACAGTTTTGCGGTTTTGCGGCCTAGCAACCTTGCTCGCGAATCTTTTCCTAAACGCACACGACTGCAGCTCACGACCAACGAGTCAACGCATGCTGTTGTAGCGAGCCCGCCAGTCACACAGTCCTGCTTGTTTACGCGCACAGTGAGCTTCTAGGCACACCAATCGCCATGCCTCCGGTTTCGTGCGTTGTTGACTTTTGCGTCAGCAAGTCCGGCACCGAAGCGGCGTTGCATAAATTTCCTCGGGATGCCGCGCAGAAACAAGCCTGGATAGATTTTGTGCGTGCAGCTGGGCGCCACTATTGGACTCCGAGCAAGTGTTATATGCTCGCTACACTTTGGCAACAGCAGCTGCGAGTGCAACCCGGCATACCTCGCTGGCTTCGGCATTCGAGCAAAACGTTTCCCGAGCCCTGGCGCCATGCCAACGTTGTATACTACCTCGCAGCAGCGAAGTGTCTTCTCGCTGCGGAGAGCTGACAGAGCGGACCAACAGTGCTAAAGCGTCAGGTGtgtatcgcatgctttctcaatgATGTCTGTTGGCGTGCATGTTCGTGCTGCAGTGTCAGCTTGTgcaaaatttttgtgcagtgCGTCATCGATGGTGTCAGCGGGCTTCCTGACTCCTCTGACTATGTGGGCATAGACGAGACTCCAGACTTCTCGTCTTCGAGCACAGGTTGGCATTTTTCGATGATCTGGTTTGCTTGGGTTTTCTCATGGTGCCGGAGATTGATGTTTTGGTTGGCTGCTTATCTAAAGATCACAGTAGCCCTGAAAAAGTTCAAAAAGGACGCGAAATAAATAGTACTGAAACCTGGTGTGAACGCCGCGACTTTACTAGAGCTTCGTATGAAGATGGCCTCGCTGTTTCTACCTCTGTCCAACCACCGGCTTCCACTATTGTGCTGTGCGCGAAACGCCGCTGCAAGCACTGCGGTTAAATAAAATGGACCACCCTCGAGCCCAAAAATCAAAATTTTGCCTCTCTCCCTCTATCTCCCAAGCGTATTTTGGTAATGTAGGTAGGAGGTGATAATAAGGAGCTTAGCACTGCAGTGCATTCATGCAGCAGAAATTGCGCCTGACATTGTAACCATTTTTACCGAGCTACTGTATGGTTAGTCTCCAGCACTTCTGAGTGGGTGCAATAGGCATGCACGACTGAGAGGAATTTTGATAGAAAGAGTGGTGCCAGAGCTTAGTTTTGAAAGTGCAGTGCCTAAGGGCAAAAGAAATAAGCCAGAAACTCGGGCTGCCTCTTCCTTCTCAGTCTCGCACAGCACAACACAGGGACGCCTTGGAGCATTGCTGGGAGTGGCTTGGCGTACTAGGAAGCCTGTTAGTCGTGTAGCGCTACTTTCATTTTGTGCACTTCATAGACTAATTCTTCGCTACCAAAGTGCAGAGTTGGACATTATGtctgtgcgatgcactccagtacggAGCTAGGAGGTTTGTTCTCATTGTATTTGAAGCACACCAATTGCCGTGCCTGCAGCTTCCTTCCTCGTTGACTTCTAACTTAGCAAGACAGGCATTTAAGCAGCTTTGTACAAGTTTCCAGAAATGAACCACAGTATTGTTGGAATACCAGCATTAGGTGCTCAGTGTGAAACTTAAAATGATGCTGTACAAGACGAGAAATGCAGAGTAAAATTTGGTATGAGGAATGGTGTTAGAAATCGGGTGAAAACATTATGTCACTTAAGGCATTCAGGTATCAATAAAAACAGCCTTGACTCAAAATGGAAGGAAAGGAATACAGAACTAGTTTGGGGTCAGCTGAAACAAAAGTAAAGAACTTTAAACAGAGGCAAAAAGGAAGGCTATGGGCTTGCGTAGGAAATAGAAAAAGGAAGATTGGGAAAGAATCATTTCATGATAATTCAGGATGCTGAGCCCTACTGTTTCAAATGGCAATCGCGGCTACAGAAAGATAACTAATTAAGGAAATTGAGGGTAATTTAAGGAAACAAATGGTCTATCTTCCTAGGATGTGGCAGTAGTCATCCAGAATTGATACATGTACAGGCTTCAGAAGTAATGAAAGTAATGTGAAGCGTCCATCATTGACATTATCCAGAGACAGTTGCAAGATTGTCGGCTTAAAAGCAGTGCAGTGACCTAGTGTAGTGATACAAGATCAGGATTCAGATTTGGGATAGCTTAAACAATAGCGAGATTTCTACTTGAAATAAAAGTTCCACAGATTGATtggctaagaataaaaaaaatacaaagcataGTGGCATCCACTACCACCCTGTTTCAGTGAAGGTCCTCGGAAACCATTGATTCATCCACTGTTTCCTTGTACATATCAAATCTTGTGATACACGGGTTTTGGGGGCAAGCACTTGACAAACAGCCTGTATGATTGTCTAGCATAAGTTTGTCATGGCCTATCTGTATAAATGCCCATTTATATACTCTGAAGCCTTGCCATTAGTTTccatgcacaattttgttcatttaATTTCGATTTTAGCACTTACCCATAGCGAAGCAGCACCGCTTCTCACAGTGCCAGAAAAACCTGCTCCTACTAAGTCTGACGCACAGGTTCAGTGCACAGCCCCAGTGGCATGGAAATCTACACAGGTGGCATTCATGCCTAAAACAAAAAGTGTTGGTGTGCAAACAGGGCATGCAATGCAGGAAGCTGGTATGTGTGCAAAGGAGTACTTGTCTCCTTTTTCAAAAATAAACATATTGTAATGCATGCATTGCAATTTTGAGAGTAGTTGGTACTGTGAATCTCTGTAACAGCAGCAATAATTATACATTATTGTGCCGTGCCACTACATGTGATTTTCTAATGTAGCATTCTTTGTGTTCTTGGAAAGAGTACTAATCATACAATCATTAGTACCCTAATGATATAGTCATTAgcttggctactgacccgaagTACGCAGGTTTGATCCGGGTCtcagcagtcgcatttcgatgtaggcgaaatgctagaggctcatgtactgtgcacattaaacaaccccagatggtcgaaattttctggagtcctccactacgccgtcccttttagcctgagtcgttttgggacattaaactccataaaccaaaccagcaagCACACAAGCGTGAGCTTTTCTTTGGAATCCTTTAATAATTATGTGAATTGTTTGTTGAGCAGCGCTCTTCTCTGACAGAAGCGTCAAGGTGGTTTACTGTTGGCAAGCCAGACATAAGTTTCTTTTAAAGTAGCTGTAAACGAGCTAGTTATTCAGTTGATCATTACCAAGGAGCAGCTTCAGCAATAAAAGCTCAATTTTTTGCCCAGCAGTTGGAAACCATTGTACTATTCCTCAAGAAAGAGAAATCATATGCTTCTGTGGTGTAAACCTACAAGTGTGCACACAATAGGCTGGTTTCTTTGCACTGAACAGTCGAGGTACACCAATGTAATGCATCTCTGATACTAGACATACGCACTGCTCATCCACAGTACAGCTCTGCCTTTTGTGGCCGATTACTTTCACAATGTTTGCAACTGCACATTGCTCTTAATTCTCCTCCCAATTGCAGAATCTCAGACAAACTACACAGTTGCCGATATTATGCTGCAAGAGGACACAGCTTTGAGGTGTTCGTGTTCATCGCCAAACTGTGCGTAACATCAGCATGCAAATATTTTTGTAGTAGCACCTGATGGTGGTCGTTCTTTAGTGTTTATAGTAGTTGTACATTGAGCATATTGTTTCATTATTTACGTGACAATACTAAACTGCCTGCAGGTCTTCCTCGGAACGATCACCACCTCGGAGGTTCATTGTTTATGAGGACTGCTTGCTGCAACTTGCCAATCTCTGCAGGAAGTGCCATTACCCAGCACAATCTTCACTGAAGGTGTAACTTAGTCTCACTTATCCATTACAGCGGTTGCAGTAATCTTTTCTCAGTTGATCACAATAATATGCTAAATATGCTGTTTTATATCTTCTGCCATCATTAATTGTTTAATCTTGCCCTGTGTGTTTTTCCAGTTCATCGGCTCTCTTGTTGTGGTGACAACATGTCCAAATATGCACAGCACAAAGTGGTATAGCCAGCCAACAAAGAGGCGGATTGGACATGGCAACGTGCTTCTGGCCGCTGCCATTTTGTTCACAGGATGCAGCCCAACGCAGTCCCTGCGACTTGTGGAGAATGCCGGCATCTGCTCCTTTTCAAAGCGCACATACGACAGAATCCCAAAGGACATCTTGTTCCCAGCTGTGTATCAGGTGTGCATGTTTAATTGATAAATGCCTGGATCTCTGCTATTGTAAATGTGGACATTATATATTCTTTCTTTAAATAGGTTTTCAAGCACTGTGTGCTGAAAACTTAGTATGTCTGtgtgaccttttttttttattctgctaaTTTTCTTGCTGCTATGAATGTATTATTCACACCGCTGTACCATTCTTTTTGTTTTGGAGTTAAGTGTTTTAGCTTGAGTAGTGTAATGTGTACAGTCAATGACCACAGCATGCTTTGATGATTTAACTCTTATTACTACGTAAAAATTGTATGGCACCTAATAGATATGCATGAGGATGCCTTTTGGCCTACGAAATGCAGCGCAAACTTTCCAGTATTTCATTGACGTCATTCTTCGAGGTTTTCCGTTCATATTCATACACATCGATGATGTCCTTGTCGTTAGTTCCTCTCCCGCTGAGCGTCTCCGTCATCTGCGCCTCGTCTTTGAATTTTTTGCCGACCGCGGACTCAGTCTTAACACTGACAAATGTGTGTTTGGCATTTCATCCTTGGCATTCCTCAGACATCTCGTCGACGCCCACAGTGTCCAACCTCGTCCTGACAAAGGCAGTCGCCGACTTCCCCCATCCGGACTCACTATGTCACCTCCAGCGTTTCCTTGGCCTCGTCAGCTACTACAGATGTTTCATTCCTGGATGTGCTGCCATTCTGCAACCACTCAAAAGTTTACTTTAAAAGTTTACTTTAGTTAGCCAACCCAAAGGCGCCCGCTTTCACCTGGATCGAGGCTGCCAATGCTGCTTTCATTGCTGTCAAGGAGCATCTCGCCTTTACCACCCTTCTAGTTCACCTGCCGCACAACGCACCCACGAGCATCACAGTCAGTTTCAGGTTCCACTCTTGGCGGTGTCCCGCAGCAATTTcttaacagtgagtggtgtccTCTCGGTTTTTTCTCGAAGAAGCTCTCATCTTCAGAGTAGCAGTACAGTGCTCTCGGCCGTGAGCTGCTCGTGGCATACATCACCGCAAAACACTTCAGTTTCTTCGTGTAAAGCCGAAATTTTGTGATCTTCACGGACCACAGACCACACACAAGCACTTTTTCTTCATCCGAGACCACCTACTCACCCATGGAAACTCGACATTTGCCCTTCCTGTTGGAATTTTCACCGACATCCGGCACATCAGGGGTGCCCATAACATTTCCGCCGATACCCTCAGCCATGTATCTTTCTTGCAAACACCTTCTTTTACCCCGCAAGTCCTGCCCCATTATCAACAGTAGGATGAAGACCTTCAAGCAGTTTGTTCGTCATCCTTTGCACCTGCGCCCTGTACATTGTACTGATCCTGGAGTCGACATTATTTATGACATGAACCCTGTCTCTGGACACACATGCCCTTGTATAGGTACCTGTGCCTCTACGCCGCACCCTTTTCAGCGATGTTCACCGCCTTTCTCATCTTGGTATCTGTGCCTCTCAGCGTCTTGTTGCGGAGCATTTCGTCTCACCTGGCCTTAACGCCGACGTTCGCATCTGGGCTCTGGCGTGCCTTGTTGCCTGTCGGCAGTGCAAAATTTATCATTACACTATGACCCCTCTAGGAAGTGTCTAGCCTCCGGACTCCCGTTCTGCAGTTGTTCACATCTACCTGGTCAGGCCGTTACCATCATCACACGGTTACCGTTGTATACTCACCATAATTCACTGTTTTACGCGCTGGCTGGAAGCCAGCCTTATACCGGACATCACTGTGGAAACGGAGGCAACGCTCATTTCCACGTGGATTGCCCGTTTCGGCGGGCCAGTGGAGGTCATCACCGACCAAGGCCGCCATTTCGAGTCCGCACTTATCGGCAGTTTGACCCAGCTTCTCGGCATCACCCTCCTCAAAACTACAGGTTACCGTCCGCAAGCCAACAGTTTGGTCAAGAGGTTACATGCAGCCGAAGGCCCGCCACTTCCTTGCCAACTGTAGTTGTCCTTTTAGATATTAGTACGGCCATCAAGGGAGATCTCGGATGTGCCCCTTCTCATCTCATCTATGGCGCATCGTTGCGTCTACCAGCTGATTTCGTGTGCCCGCCTGCCCAAAGCGTTGTCTGTCCTGGCATACTTTATGTTGAACGTCTAACCACTCTCCTGTCCCGTATCTCCACCCGTCCGACACGTGCTCACCAGTGCAAGCTGACCTTTATTCACCGTGATTTGAGAGACAGCGCCTATGTTTTCTTGTGCATGGATTGTGCTCGCCGTCTGCTTCAGGCACCTATACTGGACCCCATCTCGTCGTCGCACGGGGCGACAAAATGCCGTGTGTCATCAGTTGTGACACAGTCATCTCCCTCAACCACACAAAGCTTGCCCACGTCGACAACACCGTGCTTCCTTCATCAGCTGCCCTCTCACTTCTCTTTCCACTTTTTCTCAACAAGGCATCTCCCTGCCCTCTTTCACCTAGCCGGAAGACTTCGCTGGGACGACTCTGTCTCCTGAGAGAGAGGCGTACGCTGTGAGGTGTCGTACGCTGTGAGGTGAAGAAGTAAAAGAAGAGACGCGCAGCGGCTGGAATAAACCAGTTTGGCTGCAGCTGTTGTGGAAGCAATATCTTCTAGTGTAGCATAGCAGCCAGCCACGCTGGATCAGTGCTGTGAAGAAAACAACTGTGAAGTACAAGGGACGCTTGCAGACCTCACATTTGGCTTGCTTGAACTGTTGTTGGACGTTGCGGACTATGTAGTTTGAACTTGGCCGGAACTCCCTCTTACTCATTGAGTGTAAGACAGCAGAATGTTGTGCTATGCTTTTGCACATTCTATAGAGGCAGTAAAACTGCTCAGTGAGGCATGTATGTAACTTGATCCTTTAGCTGTTAGCTGCTCAGCCTCAGCACTCGGAAGGATGAGGTGTGAATATTTGCACAGGATGGTAGATGCAGGGCCCAAGTACATGCAAGCACAAGTACAGCACAAATACTTTCTGCAGCTGAAGCTTCAGAAACATTTTCTAAAAATCAAAGACCTAAGAGACAAGAAAAATTGTAGCAGTAAAAAGTAGGAGGTCCACAGAAAATAGCTTGCGCACATCATAAAGTAGGTCCAAGTAGTGCCAACAGAAGACTGGACGTGTTGGGGTCAGGATGAAGTAGCATTTATAAACCATAATTTGTCCAAGCTGCATGATAGCTGCCCTCTACATAAAAGCTGTCTTTTGCTTTCTTCTCATTGTAAACTTGATTCCACAGTCGCGGGCTTAGTGACATTTTGCCCTGTTTTCTTTGTGCAAATTGTTCTGTCCAATCAGTATTCCCGAAGTCTGTCATCCTTTTGGTGTGTGTTCATGTCCTTGCTTGGTATAGCCTCTGAAAGTCCCACAGGTGTATGCTTTCCAAAGTAATGTCCTGCATGTGTGCTCATTGTACTACTGCATCAGCAGGTTCTTTTAGATCTTAGGGTGTTGGGTAAAAAGTATGTTTTTTTAACCGTTTGTAATGCAGCTCAGCCCTCCAAGTACGGGCCTGCTTCCTGTGTTATGTTTTTTGTATTGTGACACGTTGAATAAGTGGTACGCATCTGCTAGCCAAGGCATTTTTTACACAGACGCAAAGGTGACTGGTGCTATGGAGCACGTGTCTTTCTGTGAAAGTTGTTTATATTTGTGCAGTGCAGAAAGTTGATGACAAAAGACGAGAGGTAACACAAGTAGTTTCAGGTGTAAATGTTTAGGAAAAAGCAGTAAATCGTGGAAAAATATTAAATGAAGTAAATGGCCAAAATAAGaataaaatgagacaaaaaaggACAACTAAAACCAGGTGTGGAACTCTAGGCTGCAGTGTTTGCAAATGGTTAGGGAAGCCTATCTTTTTTCATCTCTCCATGCAAGGTCGGCGAACACTTAgatcttattttttatttatatggTCAGTTTGCCCCTAAAGGCTCTCAAGGGTATCACGttgaggggaaggggggggggggggggggggtagtgtagTGGAGTGTACAGGGCGTATAAGGATcaagaaaagcaacaaaaaattgTTTACCTTCTGAAACGCTTCTGCTCTGCAAGTGTGATGATCAGTTTGCATTATGAAAGTCAAATCGAtagcgccacaagagcagcaatGGAGAAATTAATGAGAGTTTGGCACACCTTTAAAAAATTGAAACGTTCTTCCAAATATCACACAGTGCCCTTCATGTCTGGCAGTTAGGTATATATTCTTGCACAAGGAGGCAGGAACTCTGCAGACAACACCCATGCAGCACTTAGTAAAATGGGCTATGCATTTGACCTGACATATTGTCATATGGCCCCAACTGCTCGCAGCTGATTTTTGTTTTATCTAGGCTAGGCGATATAGGCTGGGCTATCTTAAACAGGTATAGACAGCGCAGTGCTTGGTTTTCTAGTAGCTTGAAGGTTGGCTTTTTTTTACTCATACAGTGCTGGCCAGTGGTTGAATATCTCTGATCATGCCCCAGTGCATAATCGTGCACTTGTTGTAGCGAGCCTGCAATGGGATACAGCCCTGCAAAAGTCTTAACACTTACCTGCTGCTCACTTTTATTGCTGGAAGGCCTGGTACTGCCACAAGAGGAAGCCCCAGAATGGATGCTTAGCGTTATT comes from the Amblyomma americanum isolate KBUSLIRL-KWMA chromosome 1, ASM5285725v1, whole genome shotgun sequence genome and includes:
- the LOC144115125 gene encoding uncharacterized protein LOC144115125, which codes for MHSTKWYSQPTKRRIGHGNVLLAAAILFTGCSPTQSLRLVENAGICSFSKRTYDRIPKDILFPAVYQVAKPTVSLCWESISHFSHDTAWQNSAIPPSKATPNPAHKLLVRRVPVTTAKNSRCVMMVM